Proteins from a genomic interval of Streptomyces sp. NBC_01445:
- a CDS encoding DUF4352 domain-containing protein, translating into MNRAAKTVAALLLAGLLPLTAACNSGSEVTTTPNKKSDIKADDKPAKKPAEKPAKEAAKKDAKTGDTITLKGMEDGSQLDVTVVKVVDPAKSSDDFMTPESGKRWIGVQFKLVNSGTKAYNDSPSNGAQVADAEGQQFQSTFGDITAGPSMSSSVKLTPGGKALGWIVFEAPTSSKVTQVQFAMDSGFSDQTGQWGIG; encoded by the coding sequence ATGAACCGCGCCGCCAAGACCGTTGCAGCCCTGCTCCTCGCGGGCCTCCTCCCCCTCACCGCCGCATGCAACAGCGGCTCCGAGGTCACCACCACTCCGAACAAGAAGAGCGACATCAAGGCGGACGACAAGCCCGCCAAGAAGCCGGCCGAGAAGCCGGCCAAGGAAGCCGCAAAGAAGGACGCCAAGACCGGCGACACCATCACCCTCAAGGGCATGGAAGACGGTAGTCAGCTCGACGTCACCGTCGTCAAGGTCGTCGACCCCGCCAAGAGCAGCGACGACTTCATGACCCCGGAGTCCGGTAAGCGCTGGATCGGCGTCCAGTTCAAGCTCGTCAACTCCGGCACCAAGGCGTACAACGACAGCCCCTCCAACGGGGCTCAGGTCGCCGACGCCGAGGGACAGCAGTTCCAGTCCACGTTCGGGGACATCACGGCCGGCCCGTCCATGTCGTCCAGCGTCAAGCTGACCCCTGGCGGGAAGGCACTCGGCTGGATCGTGTTCGAGGCCCCGACTAGCTCGAAGGTGACGCAGGTGCAGTTCGCCATGGACTCCGGCTTCTCGGACCAGACCGGCCAGTGGGGCATCGGCTGA
- a CDS encoding glycosyltransferase family 2 protein produces the protein MTAVVVAALAAATVVVHLQSKSPILTFYWWLGMMVIVLCLVSFLKGRSFTHLPVARGRTVAIIPAFEEPTDKLHRTVWSLLAQTHPLDEIHVIDDGSQQHPVEPFDHPQVFWHRQENKGKRGAQVTVLRHLQAQGKHFDFVLTIDSDGEPFPDALEQQLRAMSNPRIQATTGMIYIRNFEETWVSRAADIDIGTSCVMMRSSRSMLGALETTSGALALYRAELLYDHLDAYEVECGTGDDRWLALRALMRGEVVAVNEAGVVTDMPTTLKKTYRQRLRWARSWWWMLPFVYSRLSLKQLISPTFGLLQLVITPVMLAWTVVMTVMTLGGRYHNPGVALVYLAVYLVVRYGQSGLYVLMRPDMTTRQRWRSWLVGTPSSVFMNIVLLCPTRYWALFKLRDNAWQSRGLTAKTALPKGRHRAESKNVINA, from the coding sequence GTGACTGCTGTGGTGGTAGCGGCTCTGGCCGCTGCCACCGTGGTGGTCCACCTCCAGTCGAAGAGCCCGATCCTGACGTTCTACTGGTGGCTGGGCATGATGGTGATCGTGCTCTGCCTGGTCTCGTTCCTGAAGGGCCGGTCCTTCACACACCTGCCCGTGGCTCGCGGCCGCACGGTAGCCATCATCCCGGCCTTCGAAGAGCCCACGGACAAACTGCACCGCACCGTGTGGTCGCTGCTGGCCCAGACGCATCCCCTCGATGAGATCCATGTGATCGACGACGGCTCGCAGCAACACCCCGTGGAGCCCTTCGACCACCCCCAGGTCTTCTGGCACCGGCAGGAGAACAAGGGCAAGCGCGGGGCCCAGGTCACGGTACTGCGTCACCTCCAGGCGCAGGGCAAGCACTTCGACTTCGTCCTCACCATCGACTCAGACGGCGAGCCCTTCCCGGATGCTCTGGAGCAGCAGCTCCGGGCCATGAGCAACCCGCGGATTCAGGCCACCACTGGGATGATCTACATCCGCAACTTCGAGGAGACCTGGGTCTCCAGGGCTGCGGACATCGACATCGGCACCTCGTGCGTGATGATGCGCTCCTCGCGCTCCATGCTCGGAGCACTGGAGACCACGTCGGGCGCCTTGGCCCTGTACAGGGCAGAGCTGCTCTACGACCACCTGGACGCTTACGAGGTGGAGTGCGGAACCGGGGACGATCGCTGGCTGGCGCTGAGGGCCCTCATGCGCGGTGAGGTCGTGGCCGTCAATGAGGCCGGCGTGGTCACTGACATGCCCACCACGCTGAAGAAGACCTACCGCCAGCGTCTGCGCTGGGCCCGGTCATGGTGGTGGATGCTGCCGTTCGTGTACTCGCGGCTGTCCCTCAAGCAGCTCATCTCGCCGACCTTCGGTCTGCTCCAGCTCGTCATCACCCCTGTGATGCTGGCCTGGACTGTCGTGATGACGGTGATGACCCTGGGCGGCCGATACCACAACCCCGGCGTGGCCCTGGTGTACCTCGCGGTGTACCTCGTAGTCCGATACGGCCAGTCAGGTCTGTACGTACTCATGCGGCCGGACATGACCACACGCCAGCGGTGGCGCTCGTGGCTTGTCGGAACCCCGTCGTCCGTGTTTATGAACATCGTGCTGCTGTGCCCCACCCGCTACTGGGCTCTGTTCAAGCTTCGTGACAACGCGTGGCAGTCGCGAGGACTGACGGCCAAGACGGCTCTCCCCAAGGGGCGCCACCGCGCCGAGTCCAAGAACGTGATCAACGCCTAG